One stretch of Nitrospirota bacterium DNA includes these proteins:
- a CDS encoding prolipoprotein diacylglyceryl transferase, with the protein MSFNLLFILTFTVLSYTYLIWGFKNLQREDMQVAATIPVRKSIGSEQWEGINFIWYGVLIANATAISIALFFILTVGADIPVSASAIIIAAILAVSMPASKIIARVVEKKSSTFTTGGAFFAGFLMTPVAIFIVNEIFGKYTNHTVPVMTVLAAMAITYATGEGLGRLACISFGCCYGKPLNACSPFVQRIFSRFNFVFTGKTKKISYAHGWDGLKIIPVQGITSVINLSIACVGMFLYVNSHFTAAFLIALILSQGWRILSEFIRSDYRGDKKISWYQIMCAASILFAVIISCLTTEPALVRIDTYAGIRVFTELTAVMFLQIVWICTAIYLGKSKVTASRILLFVRADKV; encoded by the coding sequence ATGAGCTTTAACCTATTGTTTATCCTAACCTTTACTGTGCTAAGTTATACCTATCTTATATGGGGTTTTAAAAACCTTCAGCGTGAGGACATGCAGGTTGCTGCAACTATTCCGGTAAGAAAGTCCATTGGTTCTGAGCAATGGGAGGGGATTAATTTTATATGGTACGGAGTTCTTATAGCTAATGCTACGGCAATTTCTATTGCCCTGTTTTTTATCCTGACCGTGGGAGCGGATATTCCTGTGTCAGCATCTGCAATCATCATAGCGGCTATATTGGCAGTGTCCATGCCTGCTTCAAAAATCATAGCCCGGGTAGTGGAAAAGAAAAGTTCCACCTTTACAACAGGCGGCGCCTTTTTTGCCGGATTTTTAATGACCCCTGTCGCCATATTTATAGTTAACGAAATTTTTGGTAAATATACTAACCATACTGTCCCGGTTATGACAGTGCTTGCCGCAATGGCCATAACATACGCTACCGGAGAGGGGCTTGGACGTCTTGCGTGTATAAGTTTTGGGTGCTGTTATGGAAAGCCGTTAAATGCCTGCAGCCCTTTTGTACAGCGGATATTTAGCCGGTTTAATTTTGTATTTACAGGGAAAACAAAAAAGATATCTTATGCCCACGGCTGGGATGGATTAAAAATAATACCGGTACAGGGGATAACGTCTGTTATCAATCTTTCAATTGCCTGCGTCGGTATGTTTTTATACGTTAACTCGCATTTTACAGCGGCGTTTCTGATTGCCTTGATACTTTCGCAGGGATGGAGAATATTGTCTGAATTTATACGATCCGATTATCGAGGAGATAAGAAAATTTCATGGTATCAGATAATGTGCGCTGCATCAATACTTTTTGCAGTGATAATTTCGTGTTTAACAACAGAACCGGCTTTAGTCCGGATAGACACATATGCAGGGATTAGGGTTTTTACAGAACTGACTGCTGTGATGTTTTTACAAATTGTGTGGATTTGTACCGCTATCTATTTAGGTAAGAGCAAAGTGACAGCCTCAAGGATTCTACTATTTGTCAGAGCAGATAAAGTGTAA
- a CDS encoding phosphatidylserine decarboxylase yields MPHQYINRRSGEIVTEKVFADRTIHWLYSHIKENAPLLFRALTGQRASSLLGYLNYENVLCSKLTSHSKFIKETGINLAECLDSPEKLSTPRALFERKIRYHETRPMPENKEAIVCPSDARVIVGSLKEMSALPVKGKLFDFEELLSKDKTDWLNAFYQGEFAIFRLTPEKYHYNHVPVSGIVVDYYDISGRYHSCNPGALAVELTPYSKNRRSLTIIDTSVAGGSGCGLVAMAEIAALMIGDIHQCYSDKAYDNPVSIKPGLFMNKGQPKSLFRPGGSTVVLLFQKEKISFAPDIVSNMNKTFVKSRLAVGLGRALVETDVDVRSLLAETKNP; encoded by the coding sequence ATACCGCACCAGTATATAAACAGAAGGTCGGGCGAAATAGTTACCGAAAAGGTTTTTGCCGACAGAACGATTCACTGGCTGTACTCCCACATAAAAGAAAACGCTCCGCTGCTTTTTAGAGCACTTACAGGGCAAAGAGCATCCTCACTGTTAGGTTATTTGAATTACGAAAACGTTCTCTGTTCAAAGCTGACAAGCCACAGTAAATTTATTAAGGAAACAGGTATTAATTTAGCTGAATGTCTTGACAGCCCTGAGAAACTATCAACCCCGCGGGCACTTTTTGAAAGAAAAATTCGTTACCATGAAACTCGCCCAATGCCGGAAAATAAAGAAGCCATAGTTTGTCCCTCTGATGCCAGAGTAATTGTGGGGTCTCTTAAGGAGATGTCAGCGCTCCCCGTAAAAGGCAAACTCTTTGACTTTGAAGAGTTGCTGTCTAAAGACAAGACTGATTGGCTCAATGCGTTTTATCAGGGAGAGTTCGCAATATTTCGGCTTACGCCTGAAAAATACCACTACAACCATGTACCGGTTTCCGGCATTGTAGTGGATTACTATGACATAAGCGGCAGGTATCACAGTTGTAACCCAGGAGCGCTTGCTGTTGAACTTACTCCGTATTCTAAAAACCGGCGCAGCCTGACCATTATAGACACCTCTGTGGCGGGCGGTTCAGGATGTGGACTGGTTGCGATGGCTGAAATTGCTGCGCTTATGATTGGAGACATCCACCAGTGTTACAGCGATAAAGCTTACGACAATCCGGTTTCAATTAAACCGGGACTTTTCATGAATAAGGGGCAACCCAAAAGCCTGTTTCGTCCGGGAGGCAGTACGGTAGTGCTGCTGTTTCAAAAGGAGAAAATATCGTTTGCGCCTGATATTGTCTCCAACATGAATAAAACTTTCGTAAAGAGCCGTTTAGCTGTGGGATTAGGAAGAGCGCTTGTGGAAACCGACGTTGATGTGCGATCCTTACTGGCAGAGACAAAAAATCCTTAA